The Acidobacteriaceae bacterium genome contains the following window.
GTCCCATCCTGCAAGCAGATCTGCGACTGCGTCGCGCTGTCCCCAGCCGATCTCCATCGCGAGCAGCCCTCCCGGCCGCAGCAGATGTGCAGCCTGTGGGATAAGCCGGCGGTAGATCGCAAGCCCGTCGCGGCCCGCATACAGCGCCAACGCGGGCTCGTGATCGCGCACCTCCGGCGCCAGGGTTGCGGCATCATCCAGCGCAACGTATGGCGGATTCGAAACGACAATGTCGAGCTCACCAGTCTCCTGCGCCGGTGCGCTGCCCAGTACAGGATCAAACGGGTCGCTCCCCACAATCAGCGGGTTGAGCGGATCACCGGTAAACAGCGGGTCTGGAGCAACATGCTCTCCGAGCAGCGGCGCCAGCAGGTCACCCGCGATGAACCGAATCCGACCAGCCACTCCGGCGCGCTCGGCGTTGTCCCGCGCCACCGCCAGCGCAGCCGGCGAGATATCGATCGCTGTCACCGAGGCGTGCTCGAGCACCGAGGCAATCGCAATGGCAATCGCCCCGGAACCCGTGCCCACATCCGCGATACGCAGGTGCGAGCCGGCCTCCGGATCGGCATCGGATTGCCGGTGCGCCCAGTCGAGCACAGCTTCGACAAGGTGTTCGGTCTCGGGCCGGGGAATCAAAACGTCCGTAGTCACCCGCAGTTCGATGCCGAAGAACTCCTGCGTGCCGGTAAGGTGTTGCAGCGGTTCCTGCTCCGCGCGGCGGCCAGTCAGCCCGCGAAAGTCTTCGAGCTCGCCGTGCGGCAGTTCATCATCCGCATGGGCCAGCACCCACGCGCGATCCTTTCGCACGCTATGAGCAAGCAGCGTCTCGGCATCCCTTCGCGAGATGGATGCAGAGGCTTCGAGAAGGGCGTCGCGGAGTGTCATCGCAAGCCTCACGGCCTTTCGAACAACAGAAAATAGTCGTTCTGGTCGCCCTTCGTGAAGTCATACTGCCGCACGAAGTGGAAGCCCGCGCGCTGGACCTCTGCGATCACCACGTCTGCATTGATGCCGTGGTCTGCGCCGTTCCCAGGGTGGTCGATCACGCCGAACAGCCCTCCCGACTTCATCTCTCCGCGCAGGTTCGCCAGCAGCACCGGCGGGTGCGCAACCTCGTGGTAAACCCTCAGCATCAGCGCCGCGTCCAGCGAGTTCGCCGGCAGTTTCGGATCGTCCGGTGTACCCAGAACCGCCGCGATGTTGGGCAGGTTTTCCTTCGCCGCACGATTATGGATGGCGTCCACGGCATGCTGGTTGATGTCCTCCGCGAACACCGTACCTCCGGGCGAAACCCGGCGCGCGGCCCGCACCGAGAACCAGCCGCCGCCCGCGCCGATATCCGCGACCGTCGCTCCCGGATGAAGCTTCAGCGTATCCATAACGCGGTCGATCTGCAGCTTCTGATCCCGTCCCGGCTCGTCAAAGACCGACAGATCGCCGGTGTACGGTGTGCTGGTGGGGTGGGTTGGCGGCGGCGGGGTCGCGGTCGTCTGGGCGCCAAGCGGCAGCGTGGTCAGGACCAGGATGGCG
Protein-coding sequences here:
- a CDS encoding HemK/PrmC family methyltransferase, with translation MTLRDALLEASASISRRDAETLLAHSVRKDRAWVLAHADDELPHGELEDFRGLTGRRAEQEPLQHLTGTQEFFGIELRVTTDVLIPRPETEHLVEAVLDWAHRQSDADPEAGSHLRIADVGTGSGAIAIAIASVLEHASVTAIDISPAALAVARDNAERAGVAGRIRFIAGDLLAPLLGEHVAPDPLFTGDPLNPLIVGSDPFDPVLGSAPAQETGELDIVVSNPPYVALDDAATLAPEVRDHEPALALYAGRDGLAIYRRLIPQAAHLLRPGGLLAMEIGWGQRDAVADLLAGWDSVRFVDDYAGIARVALAIRR
- a CDS encoding methyltransferase domain-containing protein, producing MRFPLLAAILVLTTLPLGAQTTATPPPPTHPTSTPYTGDLSVFDEPGRDQKLQIDRVMDTLKLHPGATVADIGAGGGWFSVRAARRVSPGGTVFAEDINQHAVDAIHNRAAKENLPNIAAVLGTPDDPKLPANSLDAALMLRVYHEVAHPPVLLANLRGEMKSGGLFGVIDHPGNGADHGINADVVIAEVQRAGFHFVRQYDFTKGDQNDYFLLFERP